The Primulina huaijiensis isolate GDHJ02 chromosome 6, ASM1229523v2, whole genome shotgun sequence genomic sequence TTCAAGAAAAGGAAACTTTACACAGATTAATGCTATACATTAGGTAAGCACAGCAAAGAGAATTATCAGCATAATTAAATAGAGCAAGCCTTGTCAAAGAGATCACAGCCTGAATTGTGAAGGGCGGTTACGGCAGAAAATAGTTCCCAAACGTGTTCTCTCCACTGTATGTAACGTAGAGGAAACCATCTTCATCCTTCTTTTCGTCATATACTCCTGACATTATAGCACCTGAACAATGAAGATAGTAAGAAGTTTATAAAACGTGACAGTATTTTCATCGGTATACGGATGGTTACCTGTAGGGGGCAGGACATTGTCCACGAAGATGAAAATTGCTTTTTCTGCACTCAGTTTGATCCTTTTGCGTATAACATAGACAAATTGCCCCACAGTCAGGTCAGCTGGTACGAGATACCTGTAATTGTATAGAATATGATGACACGGTTTACAACTGTGTGCATATATGGGAAAATATAGGTAAGGCAATCAACAATGTGCGGGTATCATTCCTTCGACCATCCGAATTCTTGCCTTAGAGTAACTAGATGGTGCCGCCTCAAATCACAaacaaaaaggaaaaaggaaaagaagcACAAACCAGTTCGGGAAGTCAACAAGAGAAAGAGAGAAAGGCGCTAAGACTGGTAGCTTAATGAAAGATATTGTGATGATTAATCATCCGTCACAGTATTGATCATCCATGTACAAAAGAACGAACTTTGGATTTCTTTGTTGGCTTTTGAGTAGATTTTTTTCactgaattttttttcgaaatacttgaatattttttcaaatgttgtTATTAGATAGAATATTATTTCACATTTGAAACCAACCATC encodes the following:
- the LOC140979169 gene encoding autophagy-related protein 8f-like encodes the protein MRHVIVEKAESSDIPNIDKKKYLVPADLTVGQFVYVIRKRIKLSAEKAIFIFVDNVLPPTGAIMSGVYDEKKDEDGFLYVTYSGENTFGNYFLP